A window of Eucalyptus grandis isolate ANBG69807.140 chromosome 4, ASM1654582v1, whole genome shotgun sequence genomic DNA:
ATTTACAATGGATGAACTTTGACTTATTTTAATCTTAAACACCAGGAATGTTCATAACATGTATATAAATGTGGACACGTAATTACTTTTCGTAGAGTGAATTTTACttatgactcttttttttttttttaaatcttacgGTGCATGCACTTTGACATTTTTGAATCTTGAGCActtgaaattttcataaatatgtATAAACGTTCACGCCAAGGTTCacagatattttttttttcataattttccgaaatttgaggtcgatataaaattttggcaaaaaaaaaagttactttgaCTTCGTCAATCAAACACCCCTTAAAACAGATTGCTTCACCAAATAGATTTCACCTCCAAACATGGTCTTTGACACCGCATATTGAGATCAGTTTTCCATGGACAAAAACGATCCAATCAAATGGTAGAGTAGTGATCGATATTAGGATGTTTGAAAAAAGACAACCACCTTCTACGTGCGTGTCCTTGTTTGAATACCCATGTAAAAGTGCCAATCTTAGTCCAGTCATATAGCACTTAGATTGCTCAAAATTTCTTATGTAGCAGAATCGATAAAGTCAGCCCATTGTGAACATATTTTCCCTAGTTGGACGACATTGACTAGGTCTTGTGGATGTTATGTGTGTGGCgaataattcctctttccaTCATGTATCACTATTATAGGTGCTCTCGTTGCCTTTTATATATCGAATTATCAAGAATTGTcaacaaaaactttttttcctATGTAAATTTGTAATAACAAACTCTTTCTTAAGAATTATCCCTAACAAATGACACATAATACTCTAATTTGCAGCAGATTTATTATTCTCCTTACAAAGAGTACTTATTTTTGCACTCTCCACTCATTTGCTTCCCATTAGGGTTTGTACTtgcatcaatcaatcaatactATTACTTGTGTTCAaccaaaaaacataaaagtatTATTTCTTATAGCATAAGTTTTGATGAGTTTTAATGTtgcaaattagcaattattgatGATCCTAACATTTTCTGTAGCTCTTCCCATaaagtatttattttttggaatgttttaattattttctctcaatATCTCGTTGAAGGATTGCCTTTAAAAGTGAGACGTGGAACTCTAATGTACAATAGATTAATTTGCAAGGAGTATTTTTCTTGCACCctccactcaatttgcatttaCCTAGGATCTGTGCCTGTCTCATTCAACACCATGAGCGTTGTTCGAATACGTGCTATGAAAATGATATCTCCCAAATGACAAAGTTGGCGATACACATAAATTATCTTGAAACGAAGTCGGTGGTTTAATCTTCCAAATGCAAGTAGAGCAAGTGGTAAAACCCATCTTTACACAAGTGCGGCCTAAAGCCTTTATTATTTATCTACAAACAATAGTCTCTTTTATCCAAGTGTCGCCCTGGCTCTGCACGCTTTCGATTCCAACatcccaagaagaaaaaggcgaGACAGCTATGGACACcccaaagaaaagggaaaactaAACAGTCATATAAATTGCTCGATTAAGAGCGTCTATAGATGTTCATTTATTCAACTCCTTAAACTTTTGTTCTTGCCTCAGCTGCATACATAGAGGAGCTTGAGGCAATACACTCATGCAAGTACACTAGCTCAAACTAACTTGAGCACCATTATTTCGGCATAGGGTCTCCTATAGAGTATTCCCTACGATTCCACTCTTACTTCAAGGGCAGAACACGACCCTATAGTTGGTTCCACCAGGGCAGGTGAAAGTGCTGGTTTGATCATCCTTAGGGTAACTGTAAGCATCGGGGCACCTATCCTTGAAGAACTTGGAGAAATTCGTGGGCCCGCAGCTTCCGGAGTTGCAGCAAGATGGTCGGTCTTGAACACGGTGCGGGGGTCGTTGCAACCGCCGGGCACCTTCAGCTGGGCAGGGCACTGGCCATTGATGTCGGCCGTGCACTTGATCCCACGGGTGCACCCATTGGAGGTCGGGCTGAAGTCCATGGGGACGTTGAAGCCGTCGACCAGGGAGATGTCAAAGAAGTCCTTGCCGCCGAACTGGTTCAACGCATACTCGGCCAGGGTGTTTGGGGGCTGGCCGAATGATGTGCATTCACGGACGCCGCCACGCCGTCGCCGATCGGCACTTGCCCTTCCCGGCCGCATCAAATTGGCAGTTAGTCCGGGGCCGATACGGGCTTGTTTCACCGGGCTGACGTTCGGGCTCCGGGACTGGCCTCGGTCAAGCCGTGGCCACCCCTGGGACTGCCGCAGCCCAGACCGTGTAGGGGCAATTGTTCCTAATATCGAAAGTGGCAGCATTGgcgcaagtgaggaagagggaGAGCAAGAGGACGGAGGAAATGCAAATGGCATGGGAGCGAGCCATGCTTAGGGTTTGCTCAGAACTTGGTTTTGTGTGATTTCTTTAtgtgatggtacttgtgtaGTAACTTGGTGGGTAATGAAGAAATGCACGAGGGTTTATATAGGGGCGAGCATGGCTAGGGATTGGCGGAGAGAGGCCAACAGGTGTCTCTACCTGATTAGTTGATTGAATATTAGATGGGGCTTGATAATGCTGTCCTTGGCTTGGCTCCAGGTCAAGTCAAGAACGAAGATAAAGCCTCCACGATGCACAGAGGCTCATCCGTAACCGGCCAACAATTTTTATCATTGCAAAGATACAAGTTTTCGCTGCAGACCAGAGGAGTTTTCTTACCGTGCGAGTGCTCGAGAGCTTTATGACCAGGGAGCGGCTAATGGGTTTGGCAATTATCCATCATTCCGGCCCTTCTGCTTAGAAAGTTCAACCAGTCTTTGCTTTAAAACAATGAGCTCAATAtctgaaaatgaggaaaaggGAGAAGGAGCTGAGCAGAGAGAATAAGTAGGTGAACTTCTGCAAGACAAGTATGTGAGTTGCAGCGTACCTTTTTTAATATAAGTATCTACATGTTATTTGATAATTACACGCATTAATGTTAATACTTTAGAACGAAAATCTTGATGTTGTCCCCTGATGCAATTCCCCTATgtcgatcaaattggtatttcaagttttgaattGCTAGAGATTATATACTTCTTTATCATACATGTGTCCATGCTAAAGCCCTATTGAGAAATCTCTCTCTAGCATGGGATTGTTGAAGATAATGAAGTCATGTGTCAATCGTATCAATCTCATGAACTTAATGGAAGAACTTGATTTAGGAGTTATCAGTGAGCATAAAAAGTCACATGATAATTCAAAATagcatatacaaaaaaaaaaaaattgtaatttgacATGGTAATAAAATTTGCTACTCTTTTGGTTGTCTCAACTTCAAGCTCCATTGAGAGCTCTTCAAAAGTTAAATCCTAAATTCACTAGGCCGATATTGAGGGAATGTGCCCTTAAGATCACCTAGGGAGTCGGACATCTCATTAAGGTACACGAAAATTAACTCAGACACTACTTGATCCCGCTACAgcagaaaaaaaatcactataTATGGTCATTTCAAGtatattcattcattttgaactcagtattttttaattatatatatttcccaaatttataattatctagatattctttaatttcccttttcgagatattaaataaaatttaagtttcTCCATCAAGCCAAGATCACTCTCCAATATCGCAAAAAGATTGAATTCTCCTAGATAAAATAAATGTTATAAATGGCCAATCACTTGAAAGTTATTTTCgcttagttatttttctttttctttttttgggtctttcGATGATACTATTGGGGAGGGAATTATTCTTGGGGGATCAATATTCACCATCAAGAAGAGTCCACAAACGTTATCGTCAAAGTATTGACAAAGAAAACACGACgcagaagaaatcaaaagcaaagaaagaggTGCAATCACGTGCTTCCGCTTGTTAATCTAACAGGACAAGTCGCGCTCCTATCCTAGACAAGAACCGTATCAAAGGGGGAAACAGATATTGAATGGAAAGGTGAAGAAAAGTCGTCGAGGGGATCACCCGATAGGATTATTCCTGAGGAATCAAGAGAGGTACGATTTCGACCGGTGGCATCACAGGGAGCACCAATCCATGCGCGGTGAGCACATTATGTCGGTTCAATAGTTAGCACGCGAGAATTTGCATTTAAGGACGTACttattttcgtgaaaaataaataaatgaatattaaaaaaataattatttctattgcttataaaaataaataaatgaaaaatatttttactcgATGCTCTTTTCTCGTCCATTAGCGCGTGGAATCTGCACGACTTTGCACCACATCACAATCATGGAGAGAACTGGGTCAAGCTTCCGAGTTGACTTTGCCCTTTGGTTTCCCCTTTTTTCCAAAGGtttttcaatacttttattGGTGCAGAATCCACGACTCTTCATAGTGACGCGGTTATGGATGCTTCATGCGACCTTCCATGGATGGGAAATGCAACAGGACAGAGTGTGAATGCTCTAATAATTCCAAAACGGATGGTGGAACCAAGCGGAGAATCGCGAGGACGACTTGAGCCTAGACTTTTTTGTCTAGTAATGGCACAACTATGGTCAAGctgttttttaattaattatatttgggTTGTTAAAGTCAGCAAAAGTGCGCAACAGATTTCAATTCGATCTTTAATAAGGGCCAACCTCACATATTTGAAAACCAATTACGGCACGAACACGATTGATTTGCTTCACACCCATATAGATTTGACTACAATATTATATGAATTTTCACATGATACACAGGCTGGATTTTAAAATCGATCCGTATTTCTACTACCTGTTAGTGtgtgaagtttttattttcctctcatCTTGCGAATTAACTCAGTGAAAGTACTTTTAAGTAAGGCGACCCTATTTGTTCGTTTGCACATTTCAAAACTATAAGAAATCAAGCTATAAGTGACGAAATTTAAAACGTGATTGAAAGGCCGATGTCTTTAATTATTGCACTTCATATAATTTTAACATGAAAAtcaattgaagaatttgataaGCGAAAAGATGAAATATATTcctttttgggttaatatcatAATGACCCCAAATCGACATAACTGTAAGTCTATAACAACTTTACCCgaaattacctttttttttattacaaaaaactcttcaaactggtacacatatgacatatttacctaaaattaatttgtttaatcactaaaaatcccaaattattatattttcattcattagTTTCAGTAAATTAGATTAACACCacaaaaaaaatagtatttttGTGATAAACAGAAAGTAAAATCTCAACCTGGTGTATCCGTCAACAATTATGTATCATctaattcaataatttaatagaaattaatgaagagtaaatttatcataaatgtatcaatttgatatATTTCATATCATTAACTCTTCCTTTTTTATAATTCAAGGGTACAAATGTAGACAACCGGATAAAAATTCTATTCAActtaatcttttccttttagaGGTTTAAGATATTGTTGGGGGTA
This region includes:
- the LOC104443133 gene encoding LOW QUALITY PROTEIN: thaumatin-like protein (The sequence of the model RefSeq protein was modified relative to this genomic sequence to represent the inferred CDS: inserted 6 bases in 4 codons), which codes for MARSHAICISSVLLLSLFLTCANAATFDIRNNCPYTVWAAAVPGVAXRLDRGQSRSPNVSPVKQARIXPRTNCQFDAAGKGKCRSATAXGGVRECTSFGQPPNTLAEYALNQFGGKDFFDISLVDGFNVPMDFSPTSNGCTRGIKCTADINGQCPAQLKVPGGCNDPRTVFKTDHXCCNSGSCGPTNFSKFFKDRCPDAYSYPKDDQTSTFTCPGGTNYRVVFCP